The following coding sequences lie in one Capnocytophaga stomatis genomic window:
- a CDS encoding UDP-2,3-diacylglucosamine diphosphatase, translating into MNIELLSGKKIYFASDNHLGAPDFVASRPRELAFVDWLGKIEADAGAIFLLGDLFDFWFEYKTVVPKGFVRTLGKLASLTDKGIPIYFFVGNHDLWMGDYFQKELNIPVFYKPLEFECNGKRFLVGHGDGLGPGDKGFKRMKKVFTNPVAKWLFRWLHPDIGVRLAQYLSVKNKLISGDEDVKFLGEDNEWLVQYCKRKLTLKHYDYFLFGHRHLPMEIPLSDTSKYINTGDWIHYFTYAVFDGEKMSLEKL; encoded by the coding sequence TTGAACATAGAATTACTTTCCGGCAAAAAGATTTATTTCGCTTCTGACAATCATTTGGGAGCACCTGATTTCGTGGCAAGTCGTCCGCGGGAATTGGCTTTTGTGGATTGGCTCGGCAAGATTGAAGCAGATGCAGGAGCGATTTTTCTGCTTGGGGATTTGTTCGATTTTTGGTTCGAATACAAAACCGTAGTTCCGAAGGGATTTGTGCGAACGTTAGGTAAGTTGGCATCGTTGACGGATAAAGGAATCCCAATTTATTTCTTCGTTGGGAATCACGATTTATGGATGGGTGATTATTTTCAAAAAGAATTGAATATCCCTGTTTTTTATAAACCGCTGGAATTTGAATGCAACGGGAAACGCTTTCTCGTGGGGCACGGCGACGGACTCGGACCAGGCGACAAAGGCTTTAAACGAATGAAAAAAGTGTTTACCAATCCGGTGGCAAAATGGCTGTTCCGTTGGTTGCATCCGGATATCGGGGTGCGATTGGCACAATATCTTTCGGTAAAAAATAAACTGATTTCAGGTGATGAAGATGTAAAATTCTTGGGAGAAGACAACGAATGGTTAGTGCAATACTGCAAACGGAAATTGACGCTTAAGCATTACGATTATTTTCTTTTCGGGCATCGGCATTTGCCTATGGAAATTCCGCTTTCCGATACTTCCAAATACATAAACACCGGCGATTGGATACATTATTTCACGTATGCCGTGTTCGACGGAGAGAAAATGAGTCTGGAGAAACTCTAA
- the queD gene encoding 6-carboxytetrahydropterin synthase QueD, with protein sequence MTKIRITKKFEFEAGHALYGYDGKCKNLHGHSYKLHVTVIGTPIDNPNDVKHGMVIDFGDLKRIVKREIIDEFDHAMIFNANSPHLELANELKAKGHHIILVDYQPTSENLVVDFAERIKKYLPENVALFSLRLQETESSYAEWFASDNP encoded by the coding sequence ATGACAAAAATACGCATTACCAAAAAATTTGAGTTCGAGGCGGGGCACGCTTTGTATGGTTACGACGGAAAATGTAAAAACCTGCACGGACATAGTTATAAATTGCACGTTACGGTAATTGGCACGCCTATTGATAACCCCAACGACGTAAAACACGGAATGGTGATTGATTTTGGTGATTTGAAACGCATCGTAAAGCGGGAAATTATTGACGAATTCGACCACGCGATGATTTTTAACGCCAATTCGCCGCATTTGGAGTTGGCAAATGAACTCAAAGCCAAAGGACATCACATCATTTTGGTGGATTATCAGCCCACGAGCGAAAATCTGGTGGTAGATTTTGCCGAGCGTATCAAAAAATACCTGCCTGAAAACGTTGCGTTGTTCTCACTTCGTTTGCAAGAAACCGAAAGCTCTTACGCCGAATGGTTTGCTTCGGACAATCCGTAA
- a CDS encoding DinB family protein — MLLTKQTFELHKATRSNLLNYLENLSPEKLAKIPNKFRNNVFWNIAHCVVTQQLLCYKLSGITPLVSDEFINTYRKGTAPDEHIPSDEEIKNLKELLLSTQEQLQKDYEKGVFKEFSPYMTSYGFELNSVEDAINFNNTHESMHLGSVIALNYFL; from the coding sequence ATGTTACTAACAAAACAAACCTTTGAACTGCATAAAGCCACACGTTCAAACCTTTTAAATTACTTAGAAAATCTATCACCTGAAAAATTAGCAAAAATCCCGAATAAATTCCGCAATAACGTTTTCTGGAACATCGCTCATTGCGTTGTAACTCAGCAACTTTTGTGCTACAAACTCAGCGGAATCACCCCTTTAGTTTCTGATGAATTTATAAATACTTACAGAAAAGGAACCGCTCCTGATGAGCATATTCCTTCAGATGAAGAAATCAAAAATTTGAAAGAATTGCTTCTCTCTACACAAGAACAACTCCAAAAAGACTACGAAAAAGGTGTTTTTAAAGAATTCAGTCCCTATATGACCAGCTACGGATTTGAACTCAATTCCGTAGAAGATGCAATCAACTTTAACAACACTCACGAAAGTATGCATTTAGGTTCGGTAATTGCATTGAATTACTTTCTTTAA
- a CDS encoding inorganic phosphate transporter has product MSPIYNQLLIPYLIAMALAITMGGSGTAPAFSASYGANVIRRSLIPGIFGIAVFLGAFVAGKNTATTMGNGILPANYMTFTVVSVALLSVAITLLIANISGIPQSTSQAAVLAFAAPSLYFNKLDSGKLFYEIIPAWFILPVISYFLSYLCGKYIYKPMRRRGFTMQRAQNENLKPVWNTILIVMSIYVSFSIGSNNVANGAGPIAAMTINELGLQNENDFMVILILSSLIVAPCFGIGSSLFGHKIVKNTGKEIILFGKFEAVIIAFISGSLLLLASVTKGIPSSLVQVNVAAILGIGVAKMGTKNIFNKTQVKRFFTMWMIAPIISFLLSLLLIYLADMGGFIHNH; this is encoded by the coding sequence ATGTCACCCATTTATAACCAATTACTAATACCGTATCTCATCGCGATGGCTCTTGCCATAACTATGGGCGGAAGTGGTACAGCACCCGCATTTTCTGCAAGTTATGGGGCGAATGTTATACGAAGGAGCTTAATTCCGGGTATTTTCGGTATTGCGGTTTTTTTGGGAGCTTTTGTTGCCGGTAAGAATACGGCTACAACAATGGGAAATGGCATTTTACCAGCTAACTATATGACTTTCACTGTTGTATCAGTAGCTTTACTCTCCGTTGCGATAACACTTTTGATAGCCAACATTTCAGGAATTCCTCAGTCAACAAGCCAGGCGGCTGTCCTTGCTTTTGCAGCTCCTTCACTGTATTTCAACAAATTAGACTCAGGAAAGCTTTTTTATGAAATCATTCCCGCTTGGTTTATTCTTCCCGTTATTTCGTACTTCTTGAGTTATTTATGCGGGAAATACATCTACAAACCAATGCGGAGAAGAGGATTTACTATGCAAAGAGCTCAAAATGAAAATCTTAAACCCGTTTGGAATACCATTCTGATTGTAATGTCAATCTATGTTTCTTTCTCCATCGGTTCGAACAACGTTGCTAATGGTGCAGGACCTATTGCAGCAATGACTATCAATGAGTTAGGACTACAAAATGAAAATGATTTTATGGTTATTTTGATACTTTCTTCATTAATAGTTGCACCTTGTTTTGGTATTGGAAGTTCTTTGTTCGGTCATAAAATTGTAAAAAACACAGGAAAAGAAATAATCCTTTTCGGGAAATTTGAAGCGGTTATAATTGCCTTTATTTCAGGAAGTTTACTTCTTTTAGCTTCTGTAACAAAAGGAATTCCCTCATCACTGGTACAAGTGAATGTAGCTGCCATTTTAGGAATTGGTGTTGCAAAAATGGGAACTAAAAACATCTTTAACAAAACCCAAGTAAAACGCTTTTTCACGATGTGGATGATTGCCCCAATCATCTCTTTTTTGCTATCGCTTTTATTGATTTATCTTGCTGATATGGGCGGATTTATACACAATCATTAA
- a CDS encoding 2-hydroxyacid dehydrogenase, with product MKILHLDTNHPLMIAQLAENGFENYEDYKSSKSEIESKIHLYDGIILRSRFSIDRSFIEKATNLKFIARVGAGLENIDCEFAESKGVMLISSPEGNRNAVGEHTLGMLLALLNKFKKANTEIERGKWLREENRGWELDYKTVGIIGYGNMGKSFAKKLKGFDCKVICYDIKPNVGDENATQVSLEEFFSQAEVVSLHTPQNPLTMRMVNTDFINKFSNPFWFLNTARGKSVVTDDLVSALKSGEILGAGLDVLEYEKSSFEDFFTEDNFPEAFRYLLEADNVILTPHIAGWTMESKEKLAQVIVDKIVENFKSK from the coding sequence ATGAAAATACTTCATTTGGATACAAATCATCCGTTGATGATTGCCCAACTTGCCGAGAATGGGTTTGAAAATTATGAAGATTATAAAAGTTCCAAGAGCGAAATCGAGTCAAAAATACATTTGTATGATGGCATCATACTCCGAAGTCGTTTTTCAATTGACCGAAGTTTTATAGAAAAAGCTACAAATCTGAAGTTTATAGCAAGAGTAGGAGCAGGATTGGAGAATATTGATTGTGAATTTGCTGAAAGTAAGGGGGTTATGCTGATTTCTTCTCCTGAAGGAAACCGAAATGCTGTGGGAGAACACACATTAGGAATGTTATTGGCGTTACTCAACAAATTCAAAAAAGCAAATACGGAAATTGAAAGAGGAAAATGGTTACGTGAGGAAAATCGTGGTTGGGAATTGGATTACAAAACCGTGGGAATCATTGGTTATGGAAATATGGGAAAATCCTTTGCTAAAAAGCTCAAAGGCTTTGATTGTAAGGTGATTTGTTACGATATAAAACCCAATGTGGGAGATGAAAATGCCACACAAGTTTCATTGGAAGAATTTTTCAGCCAAGCAGAAGTTGTAAGTTTGCATACGCCGCAAAATCCGCTGACAATGAGGATGGTAAATACAGATTTTATTAATAAATTTTCGAATCCGTTTTGGTTTTTGAACACGGCACGAGGTAAAAGCGTGGTTACGGACGATTTGGTAAGTGCTTTAAAATCAGGTGAAATACTTGGTGCGGGATTAGATGTTTTGGAATATGAAAAGTCGTCGTTTGAAGATTTTTTCACAGAAGATAATTTTCCTGAAGCATTTAGATACTTGTTAGAAGCTGACAATGTGATTCTTACACCCCATATTGCCGGTTGGACTATGGAGAGCAAAGAGAAATTAGCTCAAGTTATCGTGGATAAAATTGTTGAAAATTTTAAATCGAAATAA